In Pseudomonas sp. p1(2021b), the genomic window AGCGTCTGGGTAGCCCCGAGGGCGAGCTGGCGGTGGCCCAGGCCATCACCTACATCGCCTGCGCACCCAAGAGCAATGCGGTGTACATGGGCTTCAAGGCGGCCATGCGCGAGGCGGCCGAGCACGGCTCGCTGGAGGTGCCGCTGCACCTGCGCAACGCGCCGACCAAACTGATGAAACAATTGGGCTATGGCGAGGAGTATCGCTATGCCCACGACGAGCCGGACGCCTACGCTGCGGGCGAGGACTACTTCCCCGAGCAGCTCGAGCCGCGCCAGTACTACCAGCCGGTGCCGCGAGGCCTGGAGTTGAAGATCGGCGAGAAGCTGCGCCACCTGGCCGAACTCGACCGCACCAGCCCCCGTCAACGGAGAAAACCATGATTGCCCTGGTCGCCGCGGTCAGTGCTGGCGGTATCGCCGGCACGCTGCTGCGCTTCGCTACCTCCAATTGGGTCGCTGCCCACTGGCCACGCCACTTCTATCTCGGTACGCTGGCGGTCAACCTGGTCGGCTGCCTGCTGATCGGCCTGCTGTACGGCCTGTTCCTGCACAAGCCGCTGGCACCGGTCGAGCTGCGCGCGGGCCTGATCGTGGGCTTTCTGGGCGGCCTGACGACATTTTCCTCTTTTTCGCTGGATACCGTGCGCCTGATGGAAAGCGGGCAAGTACCGCTGGCCTTGGGCTACAGCGCGATCAGCGTAGTGGGCGGGTTGTTGGCCACCTGGGCCGGCCTGTCCTTGACCAAATTCTGAACCAACACACACAACGAGAGAACGATATGCTCGATTCCAAACTGTTACGCGGCCAACTTCAGGAAGTGGCGGATCGCCTGGCCTCCCGTGGCTTCAGCCTGGATGTCGCGCGCATCGAATCACTGGAAGAACGCCGCAAGGCGGTGCAGACCCGCACCGAGCAACTGCAGGCCGAGCGTAACGCCCGTTCCAAGTCCATCGGCCAGGCCAAGGCCAAGGGCGAGGACATCGCACCGCTGATGGCGGATGTCGAGCGCATGGCCAACGAGCTGGCCGCCGGCAAGGCCGAGCTGGACGGCATCCAGGCCGAGCTGGACGCGATCCTGCTGACCATCCCCAACCTGCCGGACGCCAGCGTGCCGGTCGGTGCCAGTGAAGACGACAACGTCGAAGTGCGTCGCTGGGGCACCCCGAGAGCTTTCGATTTCGAGATCAAGGACCATGTGGCCCTGGGCGAGATCAGCGGTGGCCTGGACTTCGAAGCCGCGGCCAAGCTGTCCGGCGCCCGCTTCGCCGTGCTGCGCGGCCCGATCGCCCGCCTGCACCGCGCCCTGGCGCAGTTCATGATCAACCTGCACACCGGCGAGCACGGCTACGAAGAGGCTTACACCCCGTACATGGTGCAGGCACCGGCCCTGCAGGGCACCGGCCAGTTGCCGAAGTTCGAGGAAGACCTGTTCAAGATCAGCCGCGAAGGCGAGGCCGACTTCTACCTGATCCCGACCGCCGAGGTGTCGCTGACCAACCTGGTCGCCGACCAGATCCTCGACGCCAAGCAGCTGCCGATCAAGTACGTTGCCCACACCCCTTGCTTCCGCAGCGAGGCCGGTGCCTCGGGCCGCGATACCCGCGGCATGATCCGCCAGCACCAGTTCGACAAGGTCGAGATGGTCCAGGTGGTCGAGCCGTCCAAGTCCATGGAAGCCCTGGAAGGTCTGACCGCCAACGCCGAGCGCGTGCTCCAGCTGCTGGAGCTGCCATACCGCGTGCTGGCGCTGTGCACCGGCGATATGGGCTTCGGCGCGGTGAAGACCTACGACCTGGAAGTCTGGGTGCCGAGCCAGGACAAATACCGCGAGATCAGCTCCTGCTCCAACTGCGGCGACTTCCAGGCCCGCCGCATGCAGGCCCGCTGGCGCAACCCGGAAACCGGCAAGCCGGAACTGGTGCACACCCTGAACGGTTCCGGCCTGGCCGTGGGCCGTACCCTGGTGGCGGTGCTGGAGAACTACCAGCAGGCCGACGGCTCGATCCGTGTGCCGGACGTACTCAAGCCCTACATGGGCGGTGTCGAGGTCATCCGCTAAATGGACTACCTGCCGCTGTTCCACAAGCTGCAGGGCGGCCGGGTGCTGGTCGTTGGCGGCGGCGAGATCGCCTTGCGCAAGGCGCGCCTGCTGGCCGATGCCGGCGCCGCGCTGCGGGTGGTCGCGCCGGACGTCGACGGCCAGCTGGCCGCGCTGGCCCGAGAGGGCGGCGGTGAAGTCCTGGTGCGCGGTTACCAGGCCGGCGACCTGGACGGTTGCCGCCTGGTGATCGCAGCCACTGATGATTCCGGGCTCAACGCCCAGGTCTCGGCCGATGCCCAGGCGCGCAGCCTGCCGGTGAATGTGGTGGATGCACCGGCCTTGTGCACGGTGATCTTCCCGGCCATCGTCGACCGCTCGCCCCTGGTGGTGGCAGTGTCCAGTGGCGGCGACGCGCCGGTGCTGGCACGGCTGATCCGTGCGCGCCTGGAGGCCTGGATTCCAGCCGCCTACGGCGAGCTGGCCGGGCTGGCGGCGCGGTTTCGCGACAAGGTCAAGGCGTTGTACCCGGACGTCAACCAGCGTCGCGGCTTCTGGGAGGATGTGTTCCAGGGGCCGATCGCCGAACGCCAGCTGGCCGGGCAGGGCAGCGAGGCCGAGCGCCTGCTGCAGGCCAAGGTCGATGGCGCGGCGGTGCAGCAAGGGGGTGAGGTGTATCTGGTCGGTGCGGGCCCGGGTGACCCGGACCTGCTGACCTTCCGTGCCCTGCGCCTGATGCAGCAGGCCGACGTGGTGCTGTACGACCGCCTGGTGGCGCCCGCCATCATCGAGATGTGCCGGCGCGATGCCGAGCGGATCTACGTGGGCAAGCGCCGTGCCGACCATGCAGTGCCCCAGGAGCAGATCAACCGCCTGCTGGTGGACCTGGCGCGCCAGGGCAAACGCGTGCTGCGGCTCAAGGGCGGCGACCCGTTCATCTTCGGCCGTGGTGGCGAGGAGATCGAGGAGCTGGCCGAGGAAGGCATCCCGTTCCAGGTGGTGCCGGGTATCACCGCAGCCAGC contains:
- the crcB gene encoding fluoride efflux transporter CrcB, encoding MIALVAAVSAGGIAGTLLRFATSNWVAAHWPRHFYLGTLAVNLVGCLLIGLLYGLFLHKPLAPVELRAGLIVGFLGGLTTFSSFSLDTVRLMESGQVPLALGYSAISVVGGLLATWAGLSLTKF
- the serS gene encoding serine--tRNA ligase, whose amino-acid sequence is MLDSKLLRGQLQEVADRLASRGFSLDVARIESLEERRKAVQTRTEQLQAERNARSKSIGQAKAKGEDIAPLMADVERMANELAAGKAELDGIQAELDAILLTIPNLPDASVPVGASEDDNVEVRRWGTPRAFDFEIKDHVALGEISGGLDFEAAAKLSGARFAVLRGPIARLHRALAQFMINLHTGEHGYEEAYTPYMVQAPALQGTGQLPKFEEDLFKISREGEADFYLIPTAEVSLTNLVADQILDAKQLPIKYVAHTPCFRSEAGASGRDTRGMIRQHQFDKVEMVQVVEPSKSMEALEGLTANAERVLQLLELPYRVLALCTGDMGFGAVKTYDLEVWVPSQDKYREISSCSNCGDFQARRMQARWRNPETGKPELVHTLNGSGLAVGRTLVAVLENYQQADGSIRVPDVLKPYMGGVEVIR
- the cysG gene encoding siroheme synthase CysG, coding for MDYLPLFHKLQGGRVLVVGGGEIALRKARLLADAGAALRVVAPDVDGQLAALAREGGGEVLVRGYQAGDLDGCRLVIAATDDSGLNAQVSADAQARSLPVNVVDAPALCTVIFPAIVDRSPLVVAVSSGGDAPVLARLIRARLEAWIPAAYGELAGLAARFRDKVKALYPDVNQRRGFWEDVFQGPIAERQLAGQGSEAERLLQAKVDGAAVQQGGEVYLVGAGPGDPDLLTFRALRLMQQADVVLYDRLVAPAIIEMCRRDAERIYVGKRRADHAVPQEQINRLLVDLARQGKRVLRLKGGDPFIFGRGGEEIEELAEEGIPFQVVPGITAASGCSAYGGIPLTHRDYAQSVRFITGHLKDGTSNLPWQDLVAPAQTLVFYMGLVGLPTICAELIRHGRAASTPAALVQQGTTRHQRVFTGTLADLPELVARHEVHAPTLIIVGEVVQLRDKLAWFEGAQQGS